Proteins from a single region of Longimicrobiaceae bacterium:
- a CDS encoding AbrB/MazE/SpoVT family DNA-binding domain-containing protein, translating into MRVQIQKWGNSLGLRIPSSFAQEVGITRGAEVEISLMDGRLVVEKTSPAPFTLDELLAGITADNVHGEVNSGPPLGKEAW; encoded by the coding sequence ATGCGTGTTCAGATTCAGAAGTGGGGCAACAGCTTGGGCCTTCGAATCCCCAGTTCCTTCGCGCAGGAGGTCGGGATCACCCGGGGTGCCGAAGTGGAGATCTCCCTCATGGACGGACGTCTCGTGGTTGAAAAAACCTCGCCTGCTCCATTCACGCTCGACGAGCTGCTGGCGGGCATCACCGCCGACAACGTGCACGGAGAAGTGAATTCCGGGCCTCCCCTGGGCAAGGAGGCCTGGTGA
- the mazF gene encoding endoribonuclease MazF encodes MSEAEYIPERGDIVWISFNPQSGHEQAGRRPALTLSPGSYNSKAGLALFCPITSQKKGYPFEVALPAGLPVHGVALVDQIKSLDWRSRQVSPITQVPAVVLHEALGKIEVLLKL; translated from the coding sequence GTGAGCGAGGCGGAATATATCCCCGAACGCGGCGACATCGTCTGGATCAGCTTCAATCCACAGTCAGGCCACGAGCAGGCGGGACGGCGTCCGGCGCTTACCCTCTCCCCGGGCAGCTACAATAGCAAGGCTGGGCTCGCGCTCTTCTGCCCCATCACGAGCCAGAAGAAGGGCTACCCGTTCGAAGTGGCGCTTCCTGCGGGCCTGCCGGTCCACGGGGTTGCGCTGGTAGATCAAATCAAAAGTCTGGACTGGAGGAGCCGCCAAGTAAGCCCGATCACGCAGGTACCAGCGGTGGTGCTGCATGAGGCGTTAGGTAAGATCGAAGTGCTCCTCAAACTCTGA